The proteins below are encoded in one region of Mauremys reevesii isolate NIE-2019 linkage group 15, ASM1616193v1, whole genome shotgun sequence:
- the LOC120383591 gene encoding olfactory receptor 10A2-like, which produces MKTSQETVGRNSTTITRFILLGFSDIPSLQHLFFSVFLVTYIVTLAGNLLIIVLTLADPALHTPMYFFLRNLSFLEMCYTSVNVPKMLRNLLSGDKTISFIGCAVQTYFTFFLGGSECFLLASMAYDRYAAICKPLHYPVFMNRKVSTGLAAGSWLSSFLVSFGLTSMVFTLPFCRSHEINHFFCDIPPLLKLACGDTSHNEMVVFMVALFFVTFPFVLTLMSYVSIISTILRMPSGAGRRKSFSTCSSHLMVVTLFFGSACIMYLKPNSSYSPDTDKFLSLSYTVITPMLNPVIYSLRNKEVKGAFCRMVGRRRFC; this is translated from the coding sequence aTGAAAACTAGCCAGGAAACAGTGGGAAGAAACAGCACAACAATCACTAGATTCATTCTCCTGGGCTTTTCTGACATTCCCAGCCTGCAGCATTTATTCTTTTCAGTGTTTCTGGTCACCTATATAGTCACCTTGGCTGGAAACCTCCTAATCATTGTCCTCACATTGGCTGACCCAGCCCTTCATactcccatgtacttcttcctcagGAACCTGTCCTTCCTGGAGATGTGCTACACATCAGTCAATGTCCCCAAGATGCTTAGGAATCTGCTCTCTGGGGATAAAACCATCTCTTTCATTGGCTGTGCTGTGCAAACCTATTTCACCTTTTTCCTGGGTGGGTCAGAATGTTTTCTCCTGGCGTCCATGGCCTACGATCGCTATGCCGCAATATGCAAGCCTCTGCATTACCCAGTGTTTATGAACAGGAAGGTGTCCACTGGACTGGCTGCTGGATCCTGGCTCAGTAGTTTCCTCGTGTCCTTTGGTCTAACCAGCATGGTGTTCACACTACCCTTTTGCAGATCCCATGAGATtaatcatttcttctgtgacatccctCCACTATTGAAGCTGGCTTGTGGGGACACCTCCCACAATGAAATGGTTGTCTTCATGGTGGCTCTGTTCTTTGTCACCTTCCCCTTTGTGCTGACTCTCATGTCCTATGTCTccatcatctccaccatcctgaggATGCCCTCCGGGGCAGGCAGGAGGAAgtccttctccacctgctcctcacaCCTCATGGTAGTTACACTGTTCTTTGGCTCTGCTTGCATTATGTATCTGAAGCCCAATTCCTCCTACTCACCAGACACAGACAAGTTTCTCTCTCTGTCCTACACGGTCATCACGCCCATGCTAAATCCTGTCAtttacagcctgaggaacaaagagGTGAAGGGAGCATTCTGTAGAATGGTGGGGAGAAGAAGATTCTGTTGA
- the LOC120383592 gene encoding olfactory receptor 6M1-like, which yields MEMNTLAVTKAKAEIRTNNQSNVVMEFVLLSFSLSQPMELLVFMLLLAIFALTLMGNMAIITVVYVDLRLHTPMYFFLCNLSLLEILFVLSITPKMLENLLSQAKAISFWGCITQCYFYFFLGTADFILIAVMSFDRYVAICHPLHYPVIMSGHVCVFLVMGCWLIGFLSPLCPLILLCQLPFCGPNVINHFFCDYAPLVRLSCVDTHFLLMIEYVLSSVVLLTSLSFTAVSYLYIIVTVLHIPSATGRRKAFSTCTSHITVASIFYGSAIFMYARPSQGHSLDLQKVVAVFTVIVSPLLNPFIYTLRNEKVKEALKEYLTRKSSVLQPEP from the exons ATGGAGATGAACACTTTGGCTGTAACAAAG GCGAAAGCTGAAATAAGAACGAACAATCAGAGCAATGTGGTGATGGAGTTTGTGCTTCTGAGCTTCTCGCTGTCACAGCCCATGGAGCTCCTGGTTTTCATGCTTCTACTGGCCATCTTTGCCTTGACTCTAATGGGGAACATGGCCATCATCACCGTTGTGTATGTGGATCTCCgcctccacacccccatgtacttcttcctctgCAATCTGTCCCTCTTGGAGATACTCTTTGTCCTCTCCATCACTCCAAAGATGCTGGAGAACCTGCTCTCCCAGGCCAAAGCCATTTCCTTCTGGGGCTGCATCACCCAGTGTTACTTCTACTTCTTCCTGGGCACTGCGGATTTCATCCTCATCGCCGTCATGTCTTTCGaccgctacgtggccatctgccaccCGCTCCACTACCCTGTCATTATGAGTGGGCATGTTTGTGTCTTCCTGGTCATGGGTTGTTGGTTGATTGGGTTTCTCTCCCCCCTTTGCCCACTTATTTTGCTGTGCCAGCTTCCTTTCTGTGGCCCCAATGTGAtaaaccatttcttctgtgactaTGCCCCACTAGTGAGACTATCCTGCGTCGACACACACTTCCTCCTCATGATCGAGTATGTTCTCTCCTCGGTGGTTCTGCTCACATCTTTGTCTTTTACTGCAGTTTCCTACCTTTACATCATCGTCACAGTCTTGCACATCCCCTCAGCCACAGGCAGGCGAAAAGCCTTTTCCACCTGCACCTCCCACATCACGGTAGCCTCTATCTTCTACGGCAGTGCCATCTTCATGTATGCTAGGCCTAGTCAGGGCCACTCCCTGGACCTCCAGAAAGTGGTGGCAGTGTTCACGGTCATAGTGAGCCCTTTATTGAATCCTTTCATTTACACCTTAAGGAATGAGAAGGTCAAAGAGGCCCTCAAGGAATACTTGACTAGAAAGAGTTCTGTTCTGCAACCAGAGCCTTGA